GCTCGCGCAGGGCGCGGCACAGGCGCACGGGCCGCCCGGTGACGTCGGCGACGCGTCCGGCGGTGAGCCAGGCGCGGGCCATGTCGCTGGCGAAGATGTGGTCGAAATCGACCTTGGCGAGGGCCTGCGCGGCGGCCTCGGCGTCGGCGAAGCCCTCCGGCGCCAGCGGGATGTCGGGGTGCTGGTAGACGCGCGCGATGTTGCCGGGGGTGCGGCCGTGGCGCAGGAACAGGAAATGGTCGCGCGCCGGCGCGAAGCCGCACGCCCGCGCCGCCGCGCGCAGCGCGTCCTGTCCCGCCGTGTTCTCCGTCGCCGCCGTCGTCGACATGCCGTTCTCCCGTCCGCCCGTCCGTTTCCTAGACCGCCGCCGCCCGCCGCGCCAGTGGATGAGGCGGCTGGCGTGGCGGGCCGGCCCTATCCGTCGTCCCGGGCGCGGCGCGGGACACGGGCGCCGGCCATGGATCCCTCGCTCCGCTCGGGAAGACAGCGGGGCGGGCGTGGAGCGCGGTCCGGAGTCGGGCGGCCGGTCGTCCTCACCCGCCCATGCGCTTGGCGACCTCCTCGAGCATCACCTCGGTGGCGCCGCCGCCGATCGCCTGGACGCGGGCGTCGCGCACCATGCGCTCGATCGCCGACTCGCGCATGTAGCCCATGCCGCCGTGGAACTGCTGGCAGTCGTAGACCGTCTCGTTGACCAGCTCGCCGCACAGCGCCTTGACCATCGACACCTCGCGCACGCACTCGATCCCCTGCGCGTCGAGCCAGCCGGTGTGGTGGACGAGCTGCTTCGCGGCCGCGACCTTGGCCGCCAGCATCGCCAGCCGCTGGCGGATCACCTGTTTGTCCCACAACTTGGCGCCGAACGCGGCGCGGTCCATGACGTGGCGCACGGTCATCTCCAGCGCCGTCTCGGCCTCCGACACGGCCTGCGCGCCCAGCACGAGGCGCTCGTTCTGGAAGTTCCTCATGATGGCGTAGAAGCCGCGGTTCTCCTCGCCCAGAAGGTTCTCCACCGGGACGCGGACGTCCTCGAACACCAGCTCGGCGGTGTCGGACGACAGCCAGCCGCTCTTGCGCAGCGCGCGGCCGACGGTGAATCCCGGCGTTCCCTTCTCGACGATGAAGATCGAGATGCCGGCCGATCCCTTGGCGCGGACGTCGGTCTTGGCGGCGACGAAATAGATGTCGGCGTGCACGCCGTTGGTGATGAACATCTTGGTGCCGTTCAGCACGTAGTCCGCACCGTCGCGCCGCGCGGTGGTGCGGATGCCCTTCACGTCGGAGCCGGCGCCGGGCTCCGTCACCGCGACGGCGCAGATCCCGCGGCCGGCGACGATGTCGGGCATGTATCGGTCGATCTGGGCCGGCGTGCCGGCGTTGGCGAGATGCGGCGACGCCATGTCGGTGTGCACCAGCACGGTGATGGCGAAACCGCCGAAGGTCGAGCGGGCCAGCTCCTCGGCGAGCACGACGCTGCCCAGCGAGTCCATCGCGCCGCCGCCGTGGCGCTCGGGATGGCGGATGCCGAGGAACCCCAGCTCGCCCATGCGCCGCAGCACCTCGCGCGGGACGGCGCCGTCCTCCTCCCAGCGGTCGCCGTGCGGCTTCACCTCGGAATCGATGAACCGCCGCAGCTGCTCGCGCAGCATGTCGTGCTCTTCGCGGAAGTATGGCGAGGGACGGGCGTTGGCGGACATCGGCGTGCTCCGGCGCGGGGATTTCGCGCACCGGACATGCCGGAACGCGGTTGCCGTGTCGAGGGCGGCGCGACAAGGTGCGGCGTCGCGCGGCCGGCGGTGGCCGCGGATCTGGAAGCAGGGGAGGGCGCCGTGGCCGGTCTATGGTTCGAGGAGTTCCGCGAGGGCATGGAGTTCGACCATGCCTGGACGCGCACCGTGACCGAGATGGACAACGTGCTGTTCAGCTCGCTGACCATGAACGTGCAGCCGCTGCATCTCGACGAGGAGTTCGCGTCGAAGACCGAGTTCGGCCAGCGCATCGTCAACAGCCTGTTCACGCTCGGCCTGATGATCGGCATCACGGTCAACGACACCACCGTCGGCACGACCGTCGCCAATCTCGGCATGACCGACACGCGATTCCCCAAGCCGGTGTTCCACGGCGACACGCTGAAGATGCGGACCAAGGTGGTGTCGGTGCGCGAGAGCAAGTCGCGGCCCAACGCCGGGATCGTCGAGTTCGAGCACCGCGCCTTCAACCAGCGCGGCGAGGAGGTGGCCTACTGCCGCCGCCAGGCCCTGATGCGCCGGCGCCCCGCGGCGTGACGCCTCGCGGCGTTCAGACCGGGACGGTGCCTTCGACGATGACGCGGTGCATGCGCCGGCGCGCGCCCTCGGGATAGTCGGCGTTGGCCTTGTGCATCGTGCAGCGGTTGTCCCAGATCACGATGTCGCCGGTGCGCCATCTATGGCGGTACTGGTTCTCCGGCCGCGTCGCGTGCGCGATCAGTTCGTCGAGCAGCGCGTCGCTCTCCGCCCGCTCCATGCCGACGATCCGCTCCATCCGGTTGGGATTGAGATAGAGCGCCTTGCGGCCGGTCTCCGGATGCGTTCGGACGAGAGGATGCACCACCGGCGGCATCGCCTTCATGTCGGCGTCGGTGCGCTTGGCGACACGGGTGCCCTTGCGGCTGGAATCGTAGGTGTGCTCGACGCGCAGCCCGTCGATCCGCCGCTTCGTCGCCTCCGGCAGATCGTCGTAGGCGGCGTACATGTTGGTGAACTGCGTGTCGCCGCCGGTCTCCGGCACCACGATCCCGTGCAGCATGGTCAGCGAGCACGGAACGGCCTTGTAGCTGTCGTCGGTGTGCCAATGGGCGCCGACGACGAGCTTCTTGCCGTCGCCGAGCACATCCTTGTCCTCGCTCGACAGGATCAGGATCTCGTCGCATTCCGGATGCGTGCCGG
The genomic region above belongs to Rhodospirillales bacterium and contains:
- a CDS encoding MaoC family dehydratase is translated as MAGLWFEEFREGMEFDHAWTRTVTEMDNVLFSSLTMNVQPLHLDEEFASKTEFGQRIVNSLFTLGLMIGITVNDTTVGTTVANLGMTDTRFPKPVFHGDTLKMRTKVVSVRESKSRPNAGIVEFEHRAFNQRGEEVAYCRRQALMRRRPAA
- a CDS encoding acyl-CoA dehydrogenase family protein — translated: MSANARPSPYFREEHDMLREQLRRFIDSEVKPHGDRWEEDGAVPREVLRRMGELGFLGIRHPERHGGGAMDSLGSVVLAEELARSTFGGFAITVLVHTDMASPHLANAGTPAQIDRYMPDIVAGRGICAVAVTEPGAGSDVKGIRTTARRDGADYVLNGTKMFITNGVHADIYFVAAKTDVRAKGSAGISIFIVEKGTPGFTVGRALRKSGWLSSDTAELVFEDVRVPVENLLGEENRGFYAIMRNFQNERLVLGAQAVSEAETALEMTVRHVMDRAAFGAKLWDKQVIRQRLAMLAAKVAAAKQLVHHTGWLDAQGIECVREVSMVKALCGELVNETVYDCQQFHGGMGYMRESAIERMVRDARVQAIGGGATEVMLEEVAKRMGG
- a CDS encoding TauD/TfdA family dioxygenase translates to MALAITPLGDRFAAAAEGADLSRPLDPETAATLRGALLDNLVLCIRGRPLNPLPYRDAMRAFGTPMKQITPAGTHPECDEILILSSEDKDVLGDGKKLVVGAHWHTDDSYKAVPCSLTMLHGIVVPETGGDTQFTNMYAAYDDLPEATKRRIDGLRVEHTYDSSRKGTRVAKRTDADMKAMPPVVHPLVRTHPETGRKALYLNPNRMERIVGMERAESDALLDELIAHATRPENQYRHRWRTGDIVIWDNRCTMHKANADYPEGARRRMHRVIVEGTVPV
- a CDS encoding histidine phosphatase family protein, producing the protein MSTTAATENTAGQDALRAAARACGFAPARDHFLFLRHGRTPGNIARVYQHPDIPLAPEGFADAEAAAQALAKVDFDHIFASDMARAWLTAGRVADVTGRPVRLCRALRERYFGDFIGTSSVGLDWRIDPPNGETMLGFIERTARGVESLLAPGPAPLLVSHGGVLRVLAGALDVELDETMTANGAPLEFTRDGARWRVKLLAMPLLVSQQLGAA